A single Rubrivivax gelatinosus IL144 DNA region contains:
- the alr gene encoding alanine racemase: protein MPRHIEALVHVSALAHNLQRARAQAPDARVWAVVKANAYGHGIERAYDGLRGADGFALLDLAEAERLRTLGWRGPILLLEGVFEPRDLELCSRLDLWHAVHCDEQIDWLAAHKTHRPHRVFLKLNSGMNRLGFTPAAFRGAWARLGALPQVDEISAITHFSDADGPRGIAHQIAAFETATQDLPGERCLSNSAALLRHGVKNDWVRAGILLYGSAPDFPEHDIAHWDLQPTMTLRSRIIATQTLAAGDTVGYGSSFTAPGPMRVGIVACGYADGYPRLCPTGTPALVDGRRTRTIGRVSMDMLEVDLTELPDAGIGSEVTLWGRGPGGSVLPIDEVARTAGTIGYELMCAVAPRVTMRVAED, encoded by the coding sequence ATGCCCCGCCACATCGAAGCTCTCGTCCACGTCAGCGCCCTCGCCCACAACCTCCAGCGCGCCCGCGCGCAGGCCCCCGATGCACGGGTCTGGGCGGTCGTCAAGGCCAACGCCTACGGCCACGGCATCGAGCGCGCCTATGACGGATTGCGCGGCGCCGACGGCTTCGCGCTGCTGGACCTGGCCGAGGCCGAGCGCCTGCGCACGCTGGGCTGGCGCGGCCCGATCCTGCTGCTCGAAGGCGTGTTCGAACCGCGCGACCTGGAGCTGTGTTCGCGCCTGGACCTGTGGCATGCGGTGCACTGCGACGAGCAGATCGACTGGCTGGCGGCGCACAAGACGCACCGCCCGCACCGCGTCTTCCTCAAGCTCAACAGCGGCATGAACCGGCTGGGCTTCACGCCGGCGGCCTTCCGCGGCGCCTGGGCACGGCTGGGCGCGCTGCCGCAGGTCGACGAGATCTCGGCGATCACGCACTTCTCCGACGCCGACGGCCCACGCGGCATCGCCCACCAGATCGCCGCCTTCGAGACCGCGACGCAGGACCTGCCGGGCGAACGCTGCCTGTCCAACAGCGCCGCGCTGCTGCGCCACGGCGTGAAGAACGACTGGGTGCGCGCCGGGATCCTGCTGTACGGCAGCGCGCCCGACTTCCCCGAGCACGACATCGCCCACTGGGACCTGCAGCCGACGATGACGCTGCGCTCGCGCATCATCGCCACGCAGACGCTGGCCGCCGGCGACACCGTCGGCTACGGCAGCAGCTTCACCGCGCCGGGGCCGATGCGCGTGGGCATCGTCGCCTGCGGCTACGCCGACGGCTACCCGCGGCTGTGCCCCACCGGCACGCCGGCGCTGGTCGACGGCCGGCGCACGCGCACCATCGGCCGCGTCTCGATGGACATGCTCGAGGTCGACCTCACCGAACTGCCCGACGCCGGCATCGGCAGCGAAGTCACGCTCTGGGGCCGCGGCCCGGGCGGCAGCGTGCTGCCGATCGACGAGGTGGCACGCACCGCCGGCACGATCGGCTACGAGTTGATGTGCGCCGTCGCGCCGCGCGTGACGATGCGCGTCGCCGAGGACTGA
- a CDS encoding glutathione peroxidase produces the protein MAATLSDFDAVTIDGQAAPLSAYAGQVVLVVNTASRCGFTPQFAGLEELWQRYRERGLVILGFPSNEFGAQDPGTNDEIASFCQLNYGVSFPMMAKVKVNGGDAHPLWRWLTTEARGVLGTQAVKWNFTKFLVGRDGRVLKRYAPTDAPASLAADIEKALSA, from the coding sequence ATGGCCGCGACCCTGTCCGATTTCGACGCCGTCACGATCGACGGCCAAGCCGCACCGCTGTCCGCCTATGCCGGCCAGGTGGTGCTCGTCGTCAACACCGCCAGCCGCTGCGGCTTCACGCCGCAGTTCGCCGGGCTCGAGGAGCTGTGGCAGCGCTACCGCGAGCGCGGCCTCGTGATCCTGGGATTCCCGAGCAACGAGTTCGGTGCTCAGGACCCGGGCACGAACGACGAGATCGCCTCGTTCTGCCAGCTCAACTACGGCGTCAGCTTCCCGATGATGGCCAAGGTGAAGGTCAACGGCGGCGACGCGCATCCGTTGTGGCGATGGCTCACCACCGAGGCGCGCGGCGTGCTCGGCACCCAGGCGGTGAAGTGGAACTTCACCAAATTCCTCGTCGGCCGCGACGGACGCGTGTTGAAGCGTTACGCGCCGACCGACGCCCCGGCCTCGCTGGCCGCCGACATCGAGAAAGCGCTTTCGGCATGA
- a CDS encoding zinc-finger domain-containing protein yields the protein MNEPKATVEVQAADLAGPGVVFCPNPKMPLWSNHPRVFIDVASTGEGRCPYCGTAYKLAAGVHLHGH from the coding sequence ATGAACGAACCCAAAGCCACCGTCGAGGTCCAGGCGGCCGACCTCGCCGGGCCGGGCGTCGTCTTCTGCCCGAACCCGAAGATGCCGCTGTGGAGCAACCACCCGCGCGTCTTCATCGACGTCGCGAGCACCGGCGAAGGCCGCTGCCCGTACTGCGGCACGGCCTACAAGCTGGCCGCGGGCGTGCACCTGCACGGCCACTGA
- the arfB gene encoding alternative ribosome rescue aminoacyl-tRNA hydrolase ArfB, producing MAAPPRVDRREVEFAAIRAQGAGGQNVNKVSNAVHLRFDIRASSLPDAIKERLLATPDQRIVSDGVVVIKAQTHRSLPRNQADALARLQALVDAAAEVPVQRRATKPTWSSKQRRLQGKARDAQVKAGRGRVRDF from the coding sequence ATGGCCGCGCCGCCGCGCGTCGACCGCCGCGAGGTCGAGTTCGCGGCGATCCGCGCCCAGGGCGCCGGCGGGCAGAACGTCAACAAGGTCTCGAACGCGGTCCATCTGCGTTTCGACATCCGCGCCTCGTCGCTGCCCGACGCGATCAAGGAACGACTGCTGGCGACGCCCGACCAGCGCATCGTCAGCGACGGCGTCGTCGTCATCAAGGCCCAGACCCACCGCAGCCTGCCGCGCAACCAGGCCGACGCGCTGGCGCGGCTGCAGGCGCTGGTCGACGCCGCGGCCGAGGTGCCCGTGCAACGCCGGGCGACGAAACCGACCTGGTCGTCCAAGCAGCGCCGGCTGCAGGGCAAGGCGCGCGACGCCCAGGTCAAGGCCGGGCGCGGCCGCGTGCGCGACTTCTGA
- the radA gene encoding DNA repair protein RadA, translating into MAKTIYTCRECGGTSPKWLGKCPACGAWNSLDEGLAEPATKNNRFQALARSQPVATLADIDAAEVARTPTGQEELDRVLGGGIVAGGVTLIGGDPGIGKSTLLLQALDALSAVMPVLYVTGEESGAQVALRARRLGLAGAKVRVVAEISLEKILATLDAEKPAFCVIDSIQTLYSDQLTSAPGSVAQVRECAAQLTRVAKTGGCAMVLVGHVTKEGALAGPRVLEHIVDTVLYFEGDTHSSFRLVRAIKNRFGAVNEIGVFAMTEKGLRGVSNPSAIFLSAHGEPVSGSCVLVTLEGTRPLLVEVQALVDSGGPSPRRLSVGLDRDRLAMLLAVLHRHAGVSCMDQDVFVNAVGGVRIGEPAADLAVLLAITSSLRGKPLPRGFVAFGEVGLAGEVRPAPRGQERLKEAAKLGFSVAVVPKANAPKKPIEGLTVHAVERIEQAIDIVRGL; encoded by the coding sequence GTGGCGAAAACGATCTACACCTGCCGCGAGTGCGGCGGCACCAGCCCCAAGTGGCTGGGCAAGTGCCCGGCCTGCGGCGCCTGGAACTCGCTCGACGAGGGCCTGGCCGAGCCGGCGACGAAGAACAACCGCTTCCAGGCGCTGGCCAGGAGCCAGCCGGTGGCGACGCTGGCCGACATCGACGCCGCCGAAGTCGCGCGCACGCCGACCGGCCAGGAGGAACTCGACCGCGTGCTCGGCGGCGGCATCGTCGCCGGCGGCGTGACGCTGATCGGCGGCGACCCCGGCATCGGCAAGAGCACGCTGCTCTTGCAGGCGCTGGACGCGCTGTCGGCCGTGATGCCGGTGCTCTACGTCACCGGCGAGGAATCGGGCGCCCAGGTCGCGCTGCGCGCGCGCCGGCTGGGCCTGGCCGGCGCCAAGGTGCGCGTCGTCGCCGAGATCTCGCTGGAGAAGATCCTGGCGACGCTGGACGCCGAGAAGCCGGCGTTCTGCGTCATCGACTCGATCCAGACGCTGTACTCCGACCAGCTGACCTCGGCGCCGGGCTCGGTGGCCCAGGTGCGCGAATGCGCCGCGCAGCTGACGCGTGTCGCCAAGACCGGCGGCTGCGCGATGGTGCTCGTCGGCCACGTCACCAAGGAAGGCGCGCTGGCCGGGCCGCGCGTGCTGGAGCACATCGTCGACACGGTGCTGTATTTCGAGGGCGACACGCATTCCAGCTTCCGCCTGGTGCGCGCGATCAAGAACCGCTTCGGCGCCGTCAACGAGATCGGCGTCTTCGCGATGACCGAGAAGGGGCTGCGCGGCGTCAGCAACCCGAGCGCGATCTTTTTGTCGGCGCACGGCGAGCCGGTGTCGGGTTCCTGCGTGCTTGTGACGCTGGAAGGCACACGGCCGCTGCTGGTCGAGGTGCAGGCGCTGGTGGACAGCGGCGGCCCCAGCCCGCGGCGGCTGTCGGTGGGCCTGGACCGCGACCGCCTGGCGATGCTGCTGGCGGTGCTGCACCGCCACGCCGGCGTCTCGTGCATGGACCAGGACGTGTTCGTCAACGCCGTCGGCGGCGTGCGCATCGGCGAGCCGGCGGCCGACCTGGCGGTGCTGCTCGCGATCACCAGTTCGCTGCGCGGCAAGCCGCTGCCGCGCGGCTTCGTCGCCTTCGGCGAAGTGGGCCTGGCCGGCGAGGTGCGCCCGGCGCCGCGCGGCCAGGAGCGGCTGAAGGAAGCCGCCAAGCTCGGCTTCTCGGTCGCCGTCGTGCCCAAGGCCAACGCGCCGAAGAAGCCGATCGAAGGCCTGACGGTGCACGCCGTCGAGCGCATCGAGCAGGCGATCGACATCGTGCGCGGGCTGTGA
- the lplT gene encoding lysophospholipid transporter LplT: MKKGFSTIMSAQFFSSLADNGLTVAAIELLRSSQAPSWHVPVLAVVFALFYVVLAPFLGAFADAIPKGRVMLISNGIKIVGCLLMLFGGHPLLAYSIVGLGAAAYSPAKYGILTELLPPSQLVKANGWIEGLTIASVILGTVLGGQLVGPHIAPVLLGIDLPFFDTGIDMPAEAAICVLLVIYALAALFNLYIPRTDAPLQPLPSNPLTLVRDFSRCNARLWSDKLGQISLATTTMFWGVGGNLRIIVFPWAAAALGYTTTQASSLAGVVSVGVAVGAVLASMRMRLDRATAVIPLGVLMGVLLMGLNLIRDLSVAIPFLLLLGAAGGYLVVPMNALLQHRGHNLMGAGRSIAVQNFNEQACILALGAFYAGMTRFELSAFAAITVFGLVVAGIMETIRRWHRRNIVQHKDEVERLLTIARTDGH; encoded by the coding sequence ATGAAAAAAGGTTTCTCGACCATCATGTCGGCGCAGTTCTTCAGCTCGCTGGCCGACAACGGGCTTACTGTCGCTGCCATCGAACTGCTGCGCAGCAGCCAGGCGCCGAGCTGGCACGTGCCGGTGCTCGCGGTCGTCTTCGCGCTGTTCTACGTGGTGCTCGCGCCCTTCCTCGGCGCCTTCGCCGACGCGATCCCCAAGGGCCGCGTGATGCTGATCTCCAACGGCATCAAGATCGTCGGCTGTCTGCTGATGCTGTTCGGCGGCCATCCGCTGCTGGCCTATTCGATCGTCGGCCTGGGCGCCGCGGCCTACTCGCCGGCCAAGTACGGCATCCTCACCGAACTGCTGCCGCCGTCGCAGCTGGTCAAGGCCAACGGCTGGATCGAAGGCCTGACGATCGCCAGCGTCATCCTCGGCACCGTGCTCGGCGGCCAGCTCGTCGGGCCGCACATCGCGCCGGTGCTGCTCGGCATCGACCTGCCGTTCTTCGACACCGGCATCGACATGCCGGCCGAAGCCGCGATCTGCGTGCTGCTGGTCATCTACGCGCTGGCGGCGCTGTTCAACCTCTACATCCCGCGCACCGACGCGCCGCTGCAGCCGCTGCCGTCGAACCCGCTGACGCTGGTGCGCGACTTCTCGCGCTGCAACGCGCGCCTGTGGTCGGACAAGCTGGGCCAGATCTCGCTGGCGACGACGACGATGTTCTGGGGCGTCGGCGGCAATCTGCGCATCATCGTCTTCCCCTGGGCCGCGGCGGCGCTGGGCTACACGACGACGCAGGCCTCGTCGCTGGCCGGCGTGGTGTCCGTCGGCGTGGCCGTCGGTGCGGTGCTCGCCTCGATGCGCATGCGCCTGGACCGCGCCACCGCGGTGATCCCGCTGGGCGTGCTGATGGGTGTGCTGCTGATGGGGCTCAACCTCATCCGCGACCTGTCGGTGGCCATCCCCTTCCTGCTGCTGCTGGGCGCCGCCGGCGGCTACCTCGTCGTGCCGATGAACGCGCTGCTGCAGCACCGCGGCCACAACCTGATGGGCGCCGGGCGTTCGATCGCGGTGCAGAACTTCAACGAGCAGGCCTGCATCCTGGCGCTGGGCGCCTTCTATGCCGGCATGACGCGCTTCGAGCTCTCGGCCTTCGCCGCGATCACGGTCTTCGGCCTCGTCGTCGCCGGCATCATGGAGACGATCCGGCGCTGGCACCGGCGCAACATCGTCCAGCACAAGGACGAAGTCGAGCGGCTGCTGACCATCGCCCGCACCGATGGCCATTGA
- a CDS encoding type 2 periplasmic-binding domain-containing protein, whose protein sequence is MRTLLGFIFGVLLCGSAWAGDDIVVIAHPGITRLDLPTLQRLYTGRAVEVGGAPAEVVNAPPGTPSRQRFLSQVVQLDDGRYVAYWTVRRHVGRGVPPRELKTAAEIIAFVQATPGAIGYIPASELKPGLNVVLRP, encoded by the coding sequence ATGCGCACACTCCTCGGTTTCATCTTCGGCGTGCTGCTCTGCGGCAGCGCCTGGGCCGGCGACGACATCGTCGTCATCGCCCACCCCGGCATCACGCGCCTGGACCTGCCGACGCTGCAGCGGCTGTACACCGGGCGGGCGGTGGAGGTCGGCGGGGCGCCGGCCGAAGTCGTCAACGCGCCGCCGGGCACGCCGTCGCGCCAGCGTTTCCTGTCGCAGGTGGTGCAGCTCGACGACGGCCGCTACGTCGCCTACTGGACGGTGCGCCGCCACGTCGGCCGCGGCGTGCCGCCGCGCGAGCTGAAGACGGCCGCCGAGATCATCGCCTTCGTGCAGGCCACGCCGGGCGCGATCGGCTACATCCCGGCGTCGGAGCTCAAGCCCGGGCTGAACGTCGTGCTGCGGCCCTGA
- a CDS encoding DMT family transporter, translating into MAIDAAAPRAGSSGATAPALALLANAFVWGLSWWPLRELQALGLHPLWATVTVYGSVVLAISAWRPSAWRELLRTPVLWVLVAAAGTTNATFNWGVTVGDVVRVVLLFYLMPLWTVLLARLLLRERLTRAAALRVAMALAGAAVVLWPEGGGLPLPRTLAEWLGIAGGFSFALNNVMLRREAHRPQSARALAMFLGGVVVAGPLAATLAAHGAVPMPPSPAPGWIAGALLLAVFFLGGNLALQYGAARLPANATAVVMITEVLFASVSAALLGAAAITLPLLAGGALIVGAALLAAR; encoded by the coding sequence ATGGCCATTGACGCCGCCGCGCCGCGCGCCGGCAGTTCCGGCGCGACGGCGCCGGCGCTCGCGCTACTGGCCAACGCTTTCGTCTGGGGCCTCTCGTGGTGGCCTCTGCGCGAGCTGCAGGCCCTGGGCCTGCACCCGCTGTGGGCCACCGTCACGGTCTACGGCAGCGTCGTGCTGGCCATCAGCGCCTGGCGGCCGTCGGCCTGGCGCGAGCTGCTGCGCACGCCGGTGCTGTGGGTGCTGGTGGCCGCTGCCGGCACGACCAACGCCACCTTCAACTGGGGCGTGACCGTCGGCGACGTCGTGCGCGTCGTGCTGCTGTTCTATCTGATGCCGCTGTGGACCGTGCTGCTGGCGCGGCTGCTGCTGCGCGAGCGCCTGACGCGCGCCGCCGCCCTGCGCGTGGCGATGGCGCTGGCCGGCGCGGCCGTCGTGCTCTGGCCCGAAGGCGGCGGCCTGCCGCTGCCGCGCACGCTGGCCGAATGGCTGGGCATCGCCGGCGGCTTCAGCTTCGCGCTGAACAACGTGATGCTGCGCCGCGAGGCGCACCGGCCGCAGTCGGCGCGCGCGCTGGCGATGTTCCTCGGCGGTGTCGTCGTCGCCGGGCCGCTGGCCGCGACGCTGGCCGCGCACGGCGCGGTGCCGATGCCGCCGTCCCCGGCGCCAGGCTGGATCGCCGGCGCGCTGCTGCTAGCGGTGTTCTTCCTCGGCGGCAACCTCGCGCTGCAGTACGGCGCGGCGCGTCTGCCGGCCAACGCGACGGCGGTGGTCATGATCACCGAGGTGCTGTTCGCCTCGGTCTCGGCGGCGCTGCTGGGCGCTGCGGCGATCACGCTGCCGCTGCTGGCCGGCGGCGCGCTGATCGTCGGCGCGGCGCTGCTCGCCGCCCGCTGA
- a CDS encoding metallophosphoesterase family protein, with protein sequence MRWAVVSDIHGNLPALEAVIADAGTVDGWLNLGDIVSGPLWPLETARRLMALGWPTIAGNHERQLLTPPPERLGDSDRFAFDALGEAERAWLAALPATMAPHADVLALHGSGRSDLEYLLHSVRADGLHEADEGEIAARLPAATPAWLLCGHSHLPRQRRVGTTTVLNPGSVGLPAFDHDQPAPHVAETGTPQARYAWLEHGSGGWQATLRAVDYDHESAARRAEAHGRGDWADALRSGRVGRREADLGARR encoded by the coding sequence ATGCGCTGGGCCGTCGTCTCCGACATCCACGGCAACCTGCCGGCGCTGGAGGCGGTGATCGCCGACGCCGGCACGGTCGACGGCTGGCTGAACCTGGGCGACATCGTCTCCGGCCCGCTGTGGCCGCTGGAGACCGCGCGCCGGCTGATGGCGCTGGGCTGGCCGACGATCGCCGGCAACCACGAGCGCCAGCTGCTGACGCCGCCGCCTGAACGCCTGGGCGACAGCGACCGCTTCGCCTTCGACGCGCTCGGCGAGGCCGAACGCGCCTGGCTGGCGGCGCTGCCGGCGACGATGGCGCCGCATGCCGACGTGCTCGCGCTGCACGGCAGCGGCCGCAGCGACCTGGAGTACCTGCTGCACAGCGTGCGCGCCGACGGCCTGCACGAAGCCGACGAGGGCGAGATCGCCGCGCGCCTGCCGGCCGCGACGCCGGCCTGGCTGCTCTGCGGCCACAGCCACCTGCCGCGCCAGCGCCGCGTCGGCACGACGACGGTGCTCAACCCCGGCAGCGTCGGCCTGCCGGCCTTCGACCACGACCAGCCGGCGCCGCACGTCGCCGAGACCGGCACGCCGCAGGCGCGTTACGCCTGGCTGGAACACGGCTCCGGCGGCTGGCAGGCGACGCTGCGCGCCGTCGACTACGACCACGAAAGCGCCGCCCGCCGCGCCGAGGCCCACGGCCGCGGCGACTGGGCCGACGCGCTGCGCAGCGGCCGCGTCGGCCGGCGCGAAGCCGACCTGGGAGCAAGACGATGA
- a CDS encoding PAS domain-containing sensor histidine kinase — MGTQPTPSPESGARPCPPDPAAGGDTRHALFHAALAGTGTFVWGWDLDSDRLSDIDEGLAMLGYRPGAIGHTQEDWNRLIHPEDRAANHEAYLRHARGEVDVYEHSYRIRDAQGRWRWVRERGRIVERHPDGRPLRMLGTQTDITELRELADTAQQALERLARIARHVPGTLVQMRVDRERRVTFPYASERCRALFGIEPAELARDGRALLDCVEPDDRGPLRAAIRASARTLEPWRVEFRVRRDGELRWVRGEATPRRQDDGSTVWHGYLEDATERRELEQARQDAAVAAAANRAKTEFLSRMSHELRTPLNAVLGFAQLLESDPVDPPSEGQERRLKLIREAGEHLLQMIGDLLDLTRIESGGFEMRLAAVELRPLADEALAMVTASAERARVSLTLTDAGAGAVVRADRTRLRQVLLNLLTNAIKYNRPGGRVELEIAAPAGPWRRFVVHDTGIGIARDERERLFEPFYRGRGVRGRVEGTGIGLALTQDLVVLMGGRIEVESEPGAGSSFAVTLPAA, encoded by the coding sequence GTGGGCACGCAGCCGACCCCCTCGCCCGAATCGGGCGCGCGCCCCTGCCCGCCCGATCCGGCCGCCGGCGGCGATACACGCCACGCGCTGTTCCACGCCGCGCTGGCCGGCACCGGCACCTTCGTCTGGGGCTGGGACCTCGACAGCGACCGCCTCAGCGACATCGACGAAGGCCTGGCGATGCTGGGCTACCGGCCCGGGGCCATCGGCCACACCCAGGAAGACTGGAACCGGCTGATCCACCCCGAGGACCGGGCGGCCAACCACGAGGCCTACCTGCGCCATGCGCGCGGCGAGGTCGACGTCTACGAGCACAGCTACCGCATCCGCGATGCCCAGGGCCGCTGGCGCTGGGTGCGCGAGCGCGGCCGCATCGTCGAGCGCCACCCCGACGGCCGCCCGCTGCGCATGCTGGGCACGCAGACCGACATCACCGAGCTGCGCGAGCTGGCCGACACCGCGCAGCAGGCGCTGGAGCGGCTGGCGCGCATCGCGCGCCACGTGCCGGGCACGCTGGTGCAGATGCGCGTCGACCGCGAACGCCGCGTCACCTTCCCCTACGCCAGCGAGCGCTGCCGGGCGCTGTTCGGCATCGAGCCGGCCGAACTGGCGCGCGACGGCCGGGCGCTGCTGGACTGCGTCGAGCCCGACGACCGCGGCCCGCTGCGCGCCGCGATCCGCGCGTCGGCACGCACGCTCGAACCCTGGCGCGTGGAGTTCCGCGTGCGCCGCGACGGCGAACTGCGCTGGGTGCGCGGCGAAGCGACGCCGCGCCGCCAGGACGACGGCTCGACCGTCTGGCACGGCTACCTGGAAGACGCCACCGAACGCCGCGAACTCGAGCAGGCGCGCCAGGACGCCGCCGTGGCGGCCGCCGCCAACCGCGCCAAGACCGAGTTCCTCTCGCGCATGAGCCACGAGCTGCGCACGCCGCTGAACGCGGTGCTCGGCTTCGCCCAGCTGCTGGAGAGCGATCCGGTCGACCCGCCCAGCGAAGGCCAGGAGCGCCGGCTCAAGCTGATCCGCGAGGCCGGCGAGCACCTGCTGCAGATGATCGGCGACCTGCTGGACCTGACGCGCATCGAGTCCGGCGGCTTCGAGATGCGGCTGGCCGCCGTCGAGCTGCGGCCGCTGGCCGACGAGGCGCTGGCGATGGTCACCGCGAGCGCCGAACGCGCCCGGGTCAGCTTGACGCTGACCGACGCCGGGGCCGGCGCCGTCGTGCGCGCCGACCGCACCCGCCTGCGCCAGGTGCTGCTGAACCTGCTGACCAACGCCATCAAGTACAACCGGCCGGGCGGCCGCGTCGAGCTGGAGATCGCGGCGCCCGCCGGCCCGTGGCGGCGTTTCGTCGTGCACGACACCGGCATCGGCATCGCGCGCGACGAGCGCGAGCGCCTGTTCGAGCCCTTCTACCGCGGCCGCGGCGTGCGCGGCCGGGTCGAAGGCACCGGCATCGGTCTGGCGCTGACGCAGGACCTGGTGGTGCTGATGGGCGGGCGCATCGAGGTCGAGAGCGAGCCCGGCGCCGGCTCGAGCTTCGCCGTCACGCTGCCGGCGGCCTGA
- a CDS encoding response regulator: protein MLHRLHLLGFSAFERSTLGCCVRLAATREPGYVQVADAEQADFLVVDADDVDAVLSASAAGRVGDAVFVGRHAPEGAAAWMPRPMDALLLLRELDAIVAMRAPAAPAARPAMPHALIVDDSEVATRHLAGRLQRLGLPSIAARTSGQALERLARQRFEFVFVDVELGDASELDGLALCRRLRRQPSPGALGAVLVLVSAQHGEIDRVRGALAGADAYLGKPLDDDELTRLVSRPPRAAAPASH, encoded by the coding sequence ATGCTGCACCGCCTCCACCTGCTCGGTTTCAGCGCCTTCGAGCGCAGCACGCTCGGCTGCTGCGTGCGCCTGGCCGCCACGCGCGAGCCGGGCTACGTGCAGGTCGCCGACGCCGAGCAGGCCGACTTCCTCGTCGTCGACGCCGACGACGTCGACGCCGTGCTCAGCGCCTCGGCCGCCGGCCGCGTCGGCGACGCGGTCTTCGTCGGCCGCCACGCGCCCGAAGGCGCCGCGGCCTGGATGCCGCGGCCGATGGACGCGCTGCTGCTGTTGCGTGAACTCGACGCCATCGTCGCGATGCGCGCTCCGGCGGCGCCGGCCGCCCGGCCGGCCATGCCGCATGCGCTGATCGTCGACGACAGCGAGGTCGCGACGCGCCATCTGGCCGGCCGGCTGCAGCGCCTGGGCCTGCCCAGCATCGCTGCGCGCACCAGCGGCCAGGCGCTCGAACGCCTGGCGCGCCAGCGTTTCGAGTTCGTCTTCGTCGACGTCGAGCTCGGCGACGCGAGCGAGCTCGACGGCCTGGCGCTGTGCCGCCGCCTGCGCCGCCAGCCCAGCCCGGGCGCGCTCGGCGCGGTGCTGGTGCTGGTCTCGGCGCAGCACGGCGAGATCGACCGCGTGCGCGGCGCGCTCGCCGGCGCCGACGCCTATCTCGGCAAGCCGCTGGACGATGACGAGCTGACGCGCCTGGTCTCGCGGCCGCCGCGCGCCGCGGCGCCCGCCAGCCACTGA
- a CDS encoding branched-chain amino acid transaminase produces MSMSDRDGKIWMDGALVDWRDAKIHVLTHTLHYGCGAFEGVRAYHTAQGTAIFRLQEHTERLFNSAKILRMKIPFSLQEVMDAQREVVRANKLDSCYLRPLTWLGSEKLGVSPKGNTVHLMIAAWPWGAYLGEEGLRRGIRVKTSSYTRHHVNITMTQAKAVSNYTNSILANMEATEDGYDEAMLLDASGFVSEGAGENLFIVRGGTVYTPDLSAGALNGITRNTIFAICRDLGISVVEKRITRDEVYVADEAFFTGTAAEVTPIRELDRIQIGAGARGPVTEKIQTAFFDIVNGRNPKYAEWLTKV; encoded by the coding sequence ATGTCGATGTCCGACCGCGACGGCAAGATCTGGATGGACGGCGCGCTGGTCGACTGGCGCGACGCGAAGATCCACGTGCTCACGCACACGCTGCACTACGGCTGCGGCGCCTTCGAGGGCGTGCGCGCCTATCACACGGCCCAGGGCACGGCGATCTTCCGCCTGCAGGAGCACACCGAGCGCCTGTTCAACAGCGCCAAGATCCTGCGCATGAAGATCCCCTTCTCGCTGCAGGAGGTGATGGACGCGCAGCGCGAGGTCGTGCGCGCCAACAAGCTCGACAGCTGCTACCTGCGCCCGCTGACCTGGCTGGGTTCGGAGAAGCTCGGCGTCAGCCCCAAGGGCAACACCGTGCACCTGATGATCGCCGCCTGGCCCTGGGGCGCCTACCTCGGCGAGGAAGGCCTGCGCCGCGGCATCCGCGTCAAGACCAGCAGCTACACCCGCCACCACGTCAACATCACGATGACGCAGGCCAAGGCGGTGAGCAACTACACGAACTCGATCCTGGCCAACATGGAGGCCACCGAAGACGGCTACGACGAGGCGATGCTGCTCGACGCCTCGGGCTTCGTCTCCGAAGGCGCCGGCGAGAACCTGTTCATCGTGCGCGGCGGCACCGTCTACACGCCCGACCTGTCGGCCGGCGCGCTCAACGGCATCACTCGCAACACGATCTTCGCGATCTGCCGCGACCTGGGCATCAGCGTCGTCGAGAAGCGCATCACGCGCGACGAGGTCTACGTCGCCGACGAGGCCTTCTTCACCGGCACGGCGGCCGAAGTGACGCCGATCCGCGAGCTCGACCGCATCCAGATCGGGGCTGGCGCGCGGGGCCCGGTGACGGAGAAGATCCAGACCGCCTTCTTCGACATCGTCAACGGCCGCAACCCCAAGTACGCCGAATGGCTCACCAAGGTCTGA